AAGGTGCTGAGctgtttcagctgttttcaACATCAGAGCAGCATGCTCACGTTCACAGAGCACTCTGTGGATGTGACAGCATTTAGGGTATCATCAGGGCAGTGATGGCAGTCATGTTTTGAGGCAGTATGTGTGAAACTCCTATATAAAAAATAGTTGCTGTATAATGGCTGTATGCACAGACCACTGTTTCATCAATTCATTTGTGTACAACTATTGTGCAATTTACTGTGCCTACTGATAGCTGGATTCATAAATAAGACTATCTTATACGACAAATGTTACATATGTGTATTATACGTTAATGAACATACCTCCTATCCTCTGAAGAGATCCTCCCATATCTAATTATATAATGAGAAgctatttcccttttctttttcacttcacTTCCTTCACACCAAAAATCATAAAGGGAATGAGAAATGTGTTTCTAAAACCCACAGTCTTCAACCCCTTAATTTGATGATGGGCTTCCTCCTGAAAGTGTTTGAGTACAcatgctgaaaatgaagaatttctaAATATGAAATCTCAAAAACAGATTCTGAAATTAAAGCTTTATTTACTCAAATTACTTTCTTAGATAAATAGTCACACAGTTTTATTAATTGAACTGCCACACTGGGGACCCAGAGGAAAAGGTAACAAAggatttgctttctgaagcaaatCTCAGGAATAACCTTCACAGGAGAGACTGGGAAGgctgcaacaaaatgtaaggCTTTCTGTATCACAGAACagctcgggttggaagggacctcaaggatcatgaatcttcaaccccCGCCTCAAGCAGGGCCACAAAAATCCCATACTTTGAATTTGTTCCAATAGGCtaaagataattttatttctaaagttTTCAATGCTGATTGTTGCCATTCTGTTGGTGGAAGATGAGCATTATGAGTAGTTTGAGCTCATATTTGAGTTGACTCCCATATTTCTAATTCTCTTTAATATTCCTTAGCTCGTGGTGTTCAGCATACTGCAGTAAGACAAATTCATCGCAAACATGAACCAAACTTCCATGATAAATACGGAAATCTGGTGCTGATTGGCGGAGCAGCAGTTTTTGCTACTGTCTGGGGATACGTAAGTCTTCCCTTGCTTTACCACTTTGTTGTGATGCAGCTGTAAGCTTGTCAGCTATTTTCTGAAGGGCTCACCTGTTGCAAACACCTTAAGTGGTAagaatttcaaattttttttttaagtcactaGCAGTGTGACAGAAATGGAGATGGATTACTTTGTGTTTTGAGTTTTTACACAcatttcattgatttttaaaacGTAGTGGGAGCAAGCAATGTCTACTTCACTTTGGTCATGTAAAATCATTACGCAGATGCTGTAAAGTATTGGATGATCAATAAGCATGCAGAGAAGCTAGGCTAGTAAGATTATCATATTGGAAAGGATAATCAGAGATAAATGAAAAGTACTCACCAGCATTGCAGGTTCAgaaggagcaatctccagagaGAGATTCTTCCCCAGTCACAGTCAGTCCTTAAATGGGGTCTGGGAGaggcagccaggctccaccccttccaagtagaattgccttcacctgtggtCCCAcggctgactcagtgctcgcctcaggtcaatcagaggttcaggccatggtCCAACAGTTCCCCTACAGGTTGCCTTAGCTATTCAGGCAGAAGTTTTAGCTGAATATGTTATGgtgctattttaatttttactgaaGTTATGGTGAAAACAGTTTGGATCATGTACAGGAAATGAATTTAGTGATTTAGTGAATTTTAGTGATGTGGTTTTACATCCTAGACCCTTGGTTCTAAAGTATGTtgaaatagaaaactgaaatatttaagtaaTGTTCAACATAAACATTTCCTACTTCCTTACTGAAAGATGAACACAATTACGCATTTTAGtacaagaaatgaaaaccagTAGAAATATCCATGTATCAGAATGTTTCTTTGATTTCAGAGTTAATCATCTTGATTTTTATCTTCCTACAGGTGCTTACAAAATCTGGAATTGAGTGGGGCTTGTCACCAGTTGGCAGAGTCACTCCTAAAGAGTGGAGGGAGTAACGCTTTTGCTTATAATGAACTGGTCCCAGctttcacaggagaaaaaaaaacacacacgtGCATGAACATAATGGCATTTGTTCCATGGGTACCACTTGTGCTGTGGCATTCCTGGTCTAATAAATATACCTAGAAACCTGGTTGGCTCTTTGAGGTTTCCTTTATGTTGTGTCTTTGTGCTGAAGAAACATAAGAAGACTTAAATGGCCCGTATTAGATAATCCAGCTGTTCCTTTCACTGGAGGACAATGGAGAGATCCAAAAATACAGTATAGTTGCCTGCAGAGTTCACCTTGCTCCTTCAGGGTGCGGCTGGCCTTCTGACAGCAACCTTTGTGTTTCCCTTTGGATCCTTTTCCCACATGTGCGAGTTTTGCCACCTTCTGAGTGAGCTGTGCCTCGCTCGGGGCTGACAAGCGCTGTGTGTTTCTGCTATCTGAATTGGTCAGACACACCCCTGGTGGCAGCCGGTAGCTCAGCGCTGCTCTTCGCTGACGTTTATTGAAATACAGGATTTCAGGTGCAAGTCTCTGCCAATTAAAATGGCGGGGGTAGTTTAGCGCTAAGTGCGGCCCCCGTAAACAGCGAAGTCACTGAAACGCGATTTCCGCGCGCTATGAAGCGGCGCACAGCTGAACCGGCCGCCCTCATTGCTGCCGGCTTACCAGGGCGGTGGGGCAGCATCACGTGACGGCCGCGCGTGTCACGTGAGCTGGGCGCCGCTCGCTGCCgtggcggcggggcggggcggtcGCTGCGCAGCGCTCGGTGCGGCTTGGCGCTCGCGGCCTGCCCGGGAGCGGCTTCTCCCTCGGAACGCGGTGCCGGAGGTAGGGGCGGCTCGCGGTGCCGGTACGGCGGTGTGGAGCTGGGCTTTGGGTGGAAGAAGCGCGTTCGTCGCCGTGCGCTGCGGGCGGTGGGTAGGCGGGGAGCGGTGCCGCTGTCGCCCGGGGGGCTCGGAGCGCGGCTGTGGGTGAGCGGGGCGCGGCGGGAGGCTCTTCCAGCTCCTTTCCCTCCGGCTCCGAGCTGCCGTACGGACAGCTAGCGTTTTGccttctcactgctgtgctgtgggtttttCCAATGCTTCCACCAAACACGTAGCGTCGGTGTGCTGGAAGAAGGCCAGCGCTTGTTTGTGAGGGTTTGCGGTAGATTTCCTCTACGAGGATGCGAATACAGCAAACCGTAGCCGCTCTGTGCTCGTGTTCTGGAAGTTGCACGTAATTCGTTAGTGTAAACTTGTTCTTAAAAGTCTACGTAGTCACCTAAATGGTATTTCTATGCTTGGGAACCTGTTGCGTTGTGATCGTGGATGTGCATAAGCCGATGGGGGGTTCTGCGGTGTGGTAATGCACCAgctgggtctgtgctgggtGAGAGCATCAGCACGGTTTGTGTAGGAACACACAAATAAAGAGTACTTTATCCAGTTGTAGAGAAAAGACCTGGACTTGTTTTTCCTCACCAGGTGATGAATAAGTGAAGGAAGAGGCAGCATAGCACAGTACTCACTGGTGTTACTCGGATTTTCCCTTCTGCGGTGCAGTATGTATTGCATCTTGAGACTAAGCCTGGGGATGGGAGCCCTGGGCTGACCTTGGTGTGCTCGTGTAGCAAGTCTTGCTAAATTATATTCTGCTCCTAATGTTCATAATGATTCCTCCAGGGGAGCATTCACGTTCTCCAAAAATCCATTTCAAAGAGTTTAGTGGAATGACAGGAGCAGGTGAAAAAATTTGAGAAGAACTTGTCTGGAATAGTTATAAAACTGTCCTTAGAACTGACATAATATAGAttcagtttgtgcttttttttttttttttatctgactGCTATAGAAATAAAACTCTTCAGGGAAGTTTCCAGTCTGCTGACCAAGCAGAAGTTGCTTAAGACTTGAGCAGCATGAATTACCCTGTGTAGTCTCATATAGCTGTCTGTGATAGATATTTATTATAGATGTGCAGTTTCCCACACTGAGTGAGCCTCATTAATCTGATCTGACTTTTAGATGTAACCATTtgtctgggaaagaaaaaaaaaaaccacaaaactctTCTGTCAGACCAGGTTCCCTGtaacttcagtattttcataaGATGATACAGCTTTGTCTTCTTATGCTgtcctttgttctttttgtttgtgtgtgtgtgtgtgagcttTTGGGGCCATTTAGGCACACTCTCTTCCACGTAATGTAATTAGGAATTTTGCCTTCTGATGCCATAAATGAAGCTTTTAGGTAGGACTGAGCCGCTTGGAAACCTTATCAAGCCCCAAGGCTGTAGTTAAATCTGACAGATTCTGTGCCTGGCATTTGTTTGATGCTGCCCAGCTTTTGCTGGCATCTTTCAAAAGCTATAAATTCAAAATTTGTGTAGAAAACTTTGGTGAAAGCTAAAGTTGTATCCTTCAAGGAGTGCACTCAATCGTTCTGTTACGTATCCCTGCTGATCCATAGAGCAGACCCAGAGCATGTTTGCTGTGTCTGTTACACTGTAGTGGTGTTACACTGCAGTGCCTGGGTTGGCTTTGTACTACAAACTGAGGCTTTTTTGGGGATGTAAAGTGGGAGTCTCAGGTTTTACCAGTAGCTTCTATTTTACGTTGCTCATCTTTTCTTGTCGATGTGAGGTTGTAACTGACAGCTTTGACTTGACTTGATCTTTAGCATGCTTCAGAGTACTTTACTTACTAAAACTGCTGTTAGCAATTGGTAAGGCAGGTATATGTATAGATAACAAACTACTACAGGTATTACAAGCAAATATATATTAGTAAATATTATTGAGACTGTAACACTAATTAGCAGCAGCAATTAGAGATAGTGTAAGATCAGTAATGTAATACTAGCAAAGTTGCACTGCAGGTTCAATAAAGTCACAAATACTGTGATAGCGAATGTGGATTACAAGAATAACAAGACTCTACATACGACAGCTTATGTACATATGTGTATTCCATAGAACTACCAGTACCAGGTGCATTAAGGGAGAAGTTCCAAGTTCAAACCACTGCTGTAGCACACAAAGATTGCTGAggtgcaccctcagcagtttGTGGataacaccaagctgtggggtgcagtcgACACGCCTGAGGGACGGGATGCCATCCATAGAGACCTCAGACCTAGGCTGAGCACTGAGCCCAGGTGAaactcatgaagttcaacaaatccaagtgaaATGTCTGCACCTGGGTTGTAACAACCCTTGCTGTTAGTACGAGCTGGGGAATAGCAGGATTGAGTACAGCCTGCCGAGAAGGACatgggggtactggtggatggtgAGCTGcgtgtgagccagcagtgtgccttcataacccagaaagccaactgtatcctgggctgcatcaaaagcagcaaggcctgcagggtgagggaggggatctgcccctctgctttgcactgtgaaagctcacctggagtgctgcatccagaagtagagtcatggaatcacagcatcaccaaggttggaaaagacctccaagatcacctgGGCCAACCCTCCACCTgttcctcagtacaggagagactGGAGCTGTTGGGGCACATCCAAAGGAGAGCCTCAAAAATCCAAGGGATGGAAAACCTCCCTATGAGGATGGGCTGAGatctggggctgtgcagcatggagaacGGAAGCTCcaggagacctgagagtggcctttcaagatctaaagggaagctacaggaaagaaggggacagactttttatAGTGTCTGTtgcgacaggacaaggggaaatggttttaaacaaagagagggaagatttagattggatatatgaaagaaagaaaggttttaCAGTAGGGGTGGTGAGAAAGTGTAgcgggttgcccagagaggtggtggtgccccatccatggaAACGCCTTGCAGTCAGcctggatgggctctgagcacctgatggagctgtagatgtccctgctcattgcagtgGACTGATGGCCTTTAGGGCTCCCTCCCAACTAAAGCCATGCTATGATTGCTGCTCAGCCTCATGAAGAGTGTTTTGACTTCtgtatctcttttcttttcaagttgGTAAAATGTTAATGCACTTAAGGAGAAATGGTGTTAAACTGTCAATATTTGTGTGCCACTTGTGTACATATAATTTATTGGTGTAACATTTTTCAGGCTGCTTAGTCGTGAATATGTTGTAACTTATTGTCAGAAGgaggaaaatgtcttttaagtTTCAGCTGAAGTATTTCTTCAAGGGAAGTGCTCATAAGGGGAGGTAGAGTGTTATAGAGGAATATACACAAGTAGAATACTGTCATAGGTGTAAGAACATATTAGcttttaacttgtttttttaacaagttttaACTTGTTATTTCCTGGGAGTTTTGtagcaggaggaaaaaggcagtgTGTATACATTCCCTATATAATAATGCCATCCTTTCCTTAGAAAACTCGTCTCTTAACATTATATCAAGAGTGCTGGAAATGCAGATAAGGTTTGGATGCAGTTTGAGTGCACCTTTGAATTACAGTTCCCTCAAGGTGAGGATTTTCTCTACTGTGTTTACACTGTGCTTAATGGCGTGGTGCCCTGATCCGTTGTTCCTAAGAGAACAGTCTTTTAAAAGCCcaagcaaacacacacaaaccccTCGTCGGGGCAGTGAAATGAATGAAACTTTGTTtctgatttattatttaaatcCAAACTccagcagattttattttattttaaaggaagaacTGTACCTATACAAAACAGTGCACATCAAATCCTCTCAAGGTAATAGGATTTCAGTGTGCTTTGTGATCTTAATGTGGCAATTCAGGTTCAGAATTACTGCAATCAAATTTTCAAATACCATGTTTGAAGTCACCTTATGAACCTTATTTAGTTATAACAGGCTAGAAAGGCAGACTAATGGCAACTGCTATTTCCTTTTCCACATATTACCCCTTAAGTGGGAAACATGAGGTTGTATGAAGTGGTGGAATTGACTGTATGTAGGATCAACGGCAGATGGGGAAGGAAACAACTCCAGAAAATGGAGGAAATACTTTTCCCCATCACACACTAATAATACCAGGTGTGggctttttaaagtatttatagTGTTTTCTCTCTATATATAAACAGTTAATTCTCACctatgcattaaaataaatagcaatGCTGTTAAGTATTGCAAACACTTTAATAATGTTACTTTACCCTATTGCTTGTGTAGTTGCTGTTAGTTTGACACAAGTGTACCCTTGCTGGTTGTAGGAGGTGGCTGTAACCTACTGTAGCTTCACTCTTAACCCCGAggacaggcaggagccagcaggCTTTCTCAGGCTGCCCTGCACTTGTATACCAGCTCATCCAAGGCAACGTATCTTACCAACCTGTGTTGTGTTAATTTTAGATAGCAGATCACAGATATTGTTCTCCTTActttaaatttcttctgaatgtaGTAATAGTGCAGTTGTCAGGGCGGTCCCAAGTTTATGACAATTTAAATTCAATTCTCTGCAGGCTGTATGAGATGACAGATGATAGGCTGTGGTAGCTCAGTTCTCTGTGTGTCTGATTGTTGTGCTTACAAAATACCCTGCAAGTCAAGTACTTCTTGAAACTTCACCTGTACTTTAGCCTTGTGGGAAGATTCATTGCTCCCTGACTGTGGAATTACAATTACGTCTTTGTTTGTTCTTCATGGACTGAGCATTCCTCATGGAAGAACTGAAGGATCAATAAAGGCCAGGTgatgaaatgaaagcatgtttCCTTAGTTAGCTTTATAGTGTTTTTTACAAAATATCCTGTGTTTTTGTGTATGCAGACAAGCCTGAGAAAGGACATATGTGAAGCTCTTAAAATGCACTATTCTACTGATTCATTACTCCCTCGTGTTTCAAGTGTGGTTCCCTATTTCTATAGATATGTAAATATTACCTATAACTATTTCTGTGTGTTGCTGATAATTCAGATCATCAGAATAGGCAAGAAGTGAGACCTGTACTAACTCTTGATGTAGAGTTATTGTATTAGTTCACCAAGTTATAGCACACCAAGTTATTGTTTTCTGTACAGAACAGCATAACATGATGCCTTATTTAATATAAGCTGCTGTTTTATCTTCAGAGTCAGCAGAACCCAACAGCCCAGCCAGTGCAAGTGTTAATGCTGATTTTCAGGGCTTAGCAATAACTGAAGCTgttgctgcctgctgctttccctTGGATCTCTCGGCACTGGGACCACCAAAGGATGCACGTGTTCTGCAGTGCATCCTTTCACACTCCCGCTTGTGTTTGGAAGAGCTACAGCAGGaagctgctttttgcttctgaTCCCACAGTTGCCATCAGCCTTGAGGTGCACATGCAGCCTTTTTGCTTCCCAGCTTCATCGTTATTTGGATGGCAGGGATGAAACATCAGCACTTCACAATATATTCTGAGTAAATACATGATGCCTTCTAGGAAGGTCAGGTGCTGTGGGTTGTTGGGGGTGTTGGTAAGGATCTGAGCAGCTGTGGGAATGTTGCTGAGCCTTCTGTGACTGTGAGGGGAAAACTTTCCTCGGTTGAACAGCAGCTCTTCATGATGTTCAAAGCCCTTGTGACCATGAGGTTTTCTCAGCAACTTGCTGACCATTCCTGTCCAATAGCCATGCTTATCATCGATGTGCGTGAGTTCCTGTTGTCCCTTGTGGCGTACACTGTGGTTCTTCAACAAAACTGTTATTGCCTCCTGGAATACAACGGCTGACACTACAGTTCAGATCACTTAGCTGGTCATTTGAGGGTTTCAGGGAATGCACTAGGGAAATCCTTAAAATCAGCTTCTCAGACTATCGTTTATGATGTTTGCatgtttattttgtatgttttgacCTAGTAATTGTAGTTAAACTTGCACGTGCTAGCATCTGGTCAACAAGTATGCAATGTGTTCCTGGCTCTTCGCATAGAATGCatttgaattaaatatttatttaatccATTGGAAATCTTACTATAATTCAAAGGTTTGCACTGTCCTCACCTGTTGGCTGAGCTTCAGCACTTGGAGATTCTATGCAGGTGTGGTAAACCCGGTTCTACAGT
The Lagopus muta isolate bLagMut1 chromosome 13, bLagMut1 primary, whole genome shotgun sequence genome window above contains:
- the LOC125699584 gene encoding cytochrome c oxidase subunit 7B, mitochondrial, producing the protein MFPVARAALNLTARGVQHTAVRQIHRKHEPNFHDKYGNLVLIGGAAVFATVWGYVLTKSGIEWGLSPVGRVTPKEWRE